From one Salvelinus sp. IW2-2015 linkage group LG11, ASM291031v2, whole genome shotgun sequence genomic stretch:
- the LOC111969918 gene encoding actin-related protein 2/3 complex subunit 4: protein MQAWHYNFRLQTQNNREMTATLRPYLNAVRATLQAALCLENFSSQVVERHNKPEVEVRSSKELLLXPVVISRNDKEKVLIEGSINSVRVSIAVKQADEIEKILCHKFMRFMMMRAENFFILRRKSVEGYDISFLITNFHTEQMYKHKLVDLVIXFMEEIDKEISEMKLSVNARARIVAEEFLKNF from the exons ATGCAGGCGTGGCACTATAACTTCCGCCttcaaacccagaacaacagagAAATG ACAGCGACACTACGCCCATACCTGAATGCTGTGCGTGCCACACTGCAGGCCGCCCTCTGCCTGGAGAACTTCTCCTCTCAGGTGGTGGAACGCCACAACAAGCCAGAGGTGGAGGTCAG GAGTAGTAAAGAGCTCTTACTACWGCCTGTGGTAATCAGCCGCAATGACAAGGAGAAGGTCCTAATCGAGGGCTCCATCAACTCTGTGCGAGTCAGCATTGCTGTGAAGCAG GCTGATGAGATTGAGAAGATCCTGTGCCACAAGTTCATGCGCTTCATGATGATGAGAGCAGAGAACTTCTTCATTCTCAGGAGGAAATCCGTTGAG GGCTATGACATTAGTTTCCTCATCACCAACTTCCACACAGAGCAGATGTACAAGCACAAGCTAGTGGACTTRGTCATCYCCTTCATGGAGGAGATTGACAAGGAGATCAGCGAGATGAAGCTGTCTGTCAATGCCCGTGCCCGTATTGTTGCGGAGGAGTTCCTCAAGAAT TTCTGA